A region of Salvia splendens isolate huo1 chromosome 17, SspV2, whole genome shotgun sequence DNA encodes the following proteins:
- the LOC121774762 gene encoding uncharacterized protein LOC121774762 isoform X1, with protein MCGKTFCLSQIAELLCIWDVLIETNRVVAKVVIYVIDIVIAIYMSECTCWNHMIIAVDLEKFARNLPLHLIATIMVWEREKSTFKYLLCGILQLHSMCDLASRVPKIEQILLDDVKISEQQLIDLVFYLLVLLGAYIQYQEVALALTAYYKVYICKEAAFAAVCLEVKYLWTNDSSRSVSPTTEETLNHLGCSVILLFNFYSPCVSKSCFGNALLTNRLFISQFES; from the exons ATGTGTG GAAAGACTTTCTGTTTGAGTCAGATTGCAGAGCTGCTGTGTATCTGGGATGTACTCATAGAAACTAATAGGGTTGTTGCAAAAGTTGTTATTTATGTTATAGATATTGTTATTGCTATTTACATGTCAGAATGCACATGTTGGAATCACATGATTATTGCAGTTGACTTGGAAAAATTTGCAAGGAATCTTCCTCTTCACCTTATCGCAACGATTATGGTTTGGGAAAGGGAAAAATCCACGTTCAAGTATTTGCTATGTGGAATTCTTCAGTTGCATTCCATGTGTGATCTTGCCTCCCGGGTGCCCAAAATTGAACAG ATATTGCTTGATGATGTGAAGATATCGGAACAACAACTGATTGACCTGGTCTTTTATCTGCTAGTTCTACTTGGAGCATACATACAG TACCAAGAGGTTGCTCTAGCATTGACTGCATATTACAAG GTGTACATATGCAAAGAGGCAGCATTTGCTGCTGTTTGTTTAGAAGTCAAGTATCTGTGGACCAATGATTCATCTAGAAGTGTATCCCCTACTACTGAAGAGACATTGAATCACCTCGGCTGCAGTGTGATTCTTCTCTTCAATTTCTACAGTCCCTGTGTCAGCAAAAGTTGTTTCGGGAATGCATTGTTAACAAACAG GTTATTTATAAGTCAATTTGAGTCCTGA
- the LOC121774762 gene encoding uncharacterized protein LOC121774762 isoform X2, translated as MCVDLEKFARNLPLHLIATIMVWEREKSTFKYLLCGILQLHSMCDLASRVPKIEQILLDDVKISEQQLIDLVFYLLVLLGAYIQYQEVALALTAYYKVYICKEAAFAAVCLEVKYLWTNDSSRSVSPTTEETLNHLGCSVILLFNFYSPCVSKSCFGNALLTNRLFISQFES; from the exons ATGTGTG TTGACTTGGAAAAATTTGCAAGGAATCTTCCTCTTCACCTTATCGCAACGATTATGGTTTGGGAAAGGGAAAAATCCACGTTCAAGTATTTGCTATGTGGAATTCTTCAGTTGCATTCCATGTGTGATCTTGCCTCCCGGGTGCCCAAAATTGAACAG ATATTGCTTGATGATGTGAAGATATCGGAACAACAACTGATTGACCTGGTCTTTTATCTGCTAGTTCTACTTGGAGCATACATACAG TACCAAGAGGTTGCTCTAGCATTGACTGCATATTACAAG GTGTACATATGCAAAGAGGCAGCATTTGCTGCTGTTTGTTTAGAAGTCAAGTATCTGTGGACCAATGATTCATCTAGAAGTGTATCCCCTACTACTGAAGAGACATTGAATCACCTCGGCTGCAGTGTGATTCTTCTCTTCAATTTCTACAGTCCCTGTGTCAGCAAAAGTTGTTTCGGGAATGCATTGTTAACAAACAG GTTATTTATAAGTCAATTTGAGTCCTGA